From the Perca flavescens isolate YP-PL-M2 chromosome 21, PFLA_1.0, whole genome shotgun sequence genome, one window contains:
- the LOC114548349 gene encoding toll-like receptor 13, whose protein sequence is MVTTVLFLLLLNASACKGFGFKGCSQNFHETDVMWCFNQNIANLSEVVSMIPENTTTINLSKNKISVIPPGSFSQMLGLKCLDLSQNKLVSLKGGEFRGLGGLELLNLTCNNISHIHSNAFDGLTRVQTLLLIHNLLATISPDIFNSLPAIQEVDLSLNMLKVFSCGDSGGSSTLRRLDLFANNIQKLNVSCFPALEHIRLSNNSKLELQADVFASNPRLKSLLCQGVKGEVLVGLSAVTKKNLSWVAFSLFVEKSPLTICGLLKGMDRLKKVEVDLKGSRLPQTNSSLLDCATPPVVVIADANLGNVAQLSLGRGNTSKLNLINCGLKQISRTTFDGYRGLKMLQLNQNKLDIQRDTFEGLTHLTFLSFDKSKVADIDANWFVPLKKLTILSLTKNAITELKPKVFSALTQLEQLYLQFNLLKYITKKPFSKLRRLTKLNLSLNIIDFIEEDTFQDLTNLIYLNLSGNRIKRLTPSILSGLINLRTFILYNNRLHFKSYETPFINLTSLEYLQMTYQGPGGQGIGTIGPHFFQDQRRLISFEIGHSILLDFHPEAFIPLVNLKYLYIAGVVMKTTNMSAVLSPLKGLKKLTIYRADLDALPANLLPPDNTLKILKVQSNHLHTVEKAMLDTLPRLHFLDITDNPLTCTCDNAWFKTWAIHNTHTQVSYLYNLKCDNDRRSPYLWQFDDKACSFEQVSFTIFIACSVADMLFVCVCLAWHKQGPTLRFLLLILRAKLRGRRGAAGAKFQYDAFISYSCNDEAWVMRQLVPNLERPAAGAPRLRLCLHHRDFRPGAAVMENIEAAIYGSRHTICVVTRHFLRSEWCSLEFQMASLRLLCDGSDVLLLVFLEEIPEHCLSPYTRLRKIVHKKTYLLWPENPQEQDAFWVRLIDALKDSEEEEEGEGGGEQELARLIG, encoded by the exons ATGGTGACAACTGTCCTGTTCCTTCTTCTGCTCAACGCCTCAGCCTGCAAGGGTTTCGGCTTTAAAGGCTGCTCTCAGAACTTCCACGAGACAGACGTCATGTGGTGCTTCAACCAGAACATCGCTAACCTCTCTGAAGTCGTTAGCATGATCccagaaaacacaacaacaatcaaTCTGTCCAAGAACAAGATCAGTGTCATCCCACCTGGATCATTCAGTCAGATGCTCGGGCTCAAATGCCTGGATCTGAGCCAGAACAAGCTGGTCTCTCTAAAAGGAGGAGAATTCAGAGGCCTGGGTGGCCTGGAATTGCTCAACCTCACCTGCAACAACATCTCACACATCCACTCCAATGCCTTTGATGGGCTTACCCGGGTacaaactctgcttctgatcCACAACTTACTTGCAACAATCTCTCCGGATATCTTTAACTCCCTCCCAGCAATTCAAGAAGTCGATCTGTCCCTGAACATGCTTAAGGTTTTCAGCTGTGGAGACTCTGGTGGATCGTCCACTCTCCGACGGCTCGATCTTTTCGCAAacaatatccagaagttaaacgTGAGCTGTTTCCCTGCCCTAGAGCACATCAGGCTGTCCAACAACTCAAAGCTGGAGCTGCAGGCTGATGTTTTTGCCTCCAACCCCAGGCTGAAAAGTCTGCTTTGTCAGGGAGTCAAAGGAGAAGTACTGGTTGGACTCTCGGCAGTGACAAAGAAGAATCTCTCTTGGGTAGCATTTTCTCTGTTTGTGGAGAAATCGCCACTGACCATCTGTGGATTGCTAAAAGGAATGGACCGGCTTAAGAAAGTAGAG GTTGACTTGAAAGGATCCAGGTTACCTCAGACTAACTCCAGCCTGCTGGACTGTGCCACTCCACCTGTGGTCGTCATTGCGGATGCAAACCTCGGCAATGTTGCCCAGTTGTCATTGGGCAGGGGGAATACGAGCAAACTTAATCTCATCAACTGTGGGTTGAAGCAGATATCTCGCACTACATTTGACGGTTACCGAGGACTGAAAATGCTGCAGCTGAATCAAAATAAGCTGGACATTCAGCGGGACACATTCGAAGGCCTGACCCACCTCACGTTTTTAAGCTTTGACAAAAGCAAAGTTGCAGATATCGACGCCAACTGGTTCGTCCCTCTGAAGAAGCTGACTATCCTTTCTCTTACGAAAAATGCAATCACTGAGTTGAAGCCAAAGGTATTCAGCGCCCTTACTCAACTTGAGCAGCTCTACCTGCAGTTCAACCTGCTGAAATACATCACCAAGAAGCCCTTCAGTAAGCTGCGGAGGCTAACGAAGCTCAACCTTAGCTTAAACATCATTGATTTCATTGAAGAGGACACCTTTCAAGACCTGACAAATCTCAT ATACCTGAACTTAAGTGGAAACCGTATCAAGAGGCTGACACCTTCAATTCTGTCCGGCCTGATCAATTTGAGGACATTTATTCTGTATAACAACCGCCTCCATTTTAAATCCTATGAAACTCCTTTCATCAACCTTACTTCTCTGGAG TATCTGCAGATGACCTACCAGGGGCCCGGAGGTCAAGGCATTGGTACCATTGGACCACATTTCTTCCAAGATCAACGTCGACTTATCTCATTCGAAATAGGCCACAGTATCCTGCTCGACTTCCATCCCGAAGCCTTTATTCCTCTGGTCAATTTGAAATACCTGTACATAGCTGGAGTGGTTATGAAAACGACCAACATGAGTGCAGTGTTGTCCCCTCTGAAAGGGCTGAAGAAGTTGACTATTTACAGGGCAGACCTTGATGCTCTGCCTGCTAATCTTCTGCCTCCAGATAATACACTGAAGATTCTCAAAGTCCAGTCAAACCACCTGCACACTGTGGAAAAAGCCATGCTGGATACTCTGCCAAG ATTGCATTtcttagacattacagacaaccCACTTACCTGTACCTGTGATAACGCCTGGTTCAAGACCTGGGCcatccacaacacacacacacag GTGTCCTACCTGTACAACCTGAAGTGTGACAACGACAGGAGATCTCCCTACTTGTGGCAGTTTGATGATAAGGCCTGCTCCTTTGAACAGGTTTCCTTCACTATCTTCATCGCCTGCTCTGTGGCGGACATgttgtttgtatgcgtgtgtctgGCCTGGCATAAACAGGGCCCCACTCTGCGCTTCCTGCTGCTCATCCTCAGAGCAAAACTACGTGGCCGTAGAGGGGCAGCAGGGGCCAAATTCCAGTATGATGCCTTCATCTCTTACAGCTGTAATGACGAGGCCTGGGTGATGAGACAGCTGGTGCCCAATCTAGAGCGGCCTGCTGCTGGTGCACCGAGGCTCAGACTGTGCCTCCACCACAGAGACTTCCGCCCCGGCGCTGCCGTTATGGAGAACATCGAGGCGGCCATTTACGGCTCTCGTCACACCATCTGTGTGGTGACACGTCACTTCCTGCGCAGCGAGTGGTGCTCCTTGGAGTTTCAGATGGCCAGTCTGAGGCTTTTATGTGATGGCAGTGATGTCCTGCTGCTGGTGTTCCTGGAGGAGATACCTGAACACTGCCTGTCCCCCTACACACGTTTACGTAAGATCGTACACAAGAAGACCTACCTGCTGTGGCCTGAGAACCCACAGGAGCAGGACGCTTTCTGGGTCAGActgattgatgctttaaaagacagtgaggaggaagaggagggagaaggagggggaGAACAAGAGTTGGCACGGCTAATTGGCTAG